In one window of Pirellulales bacterium DNA:
- a CDS encoding UvrD-helicase domain-containing protein produces the protein MDAPRRTPGLTDEQQRALATRHVSVALAAGAGCGKTHVLTERFLAHIEPGPGMVDLSEIVAITFTERAAREMRDRIRKAVERRLTAARQDAEHWLQLVRRMDAARISTIHAFCAALLRAHAVEARLDPQFRVLQEAEAANLLAETTDDVLRLLLARRDENLRGVLAVGELRSLREDLTALVRSRHRQAMGIWLERTPEEIASGWESYFREVYQPARLNSLLACPDYVLLTELVGSVEPPPGNMAERFAGIRACQQELRTQPLQARVLIDLAQHARVQHAKPKNWAEPEQMQAFRQAAEVIRERAKDLSKTLDFDPVGAIPAATYCRQLLAISQELAAAYQQRKDALQALDFDDLLLGARELLHGPEAAAVRREVSQHIKVLLIDEFQDTDAAQVDLVNAICNDVLDDGKLFFVGDHKQSIYRFRGAEPEVFHQLRARIPPEGQLPLSRNFRSQPAILDFVNAIFTGEFAEYQPLVAARPQVTRLPAIEFIWAEMPEEPDEPEGPADQPARRRRKLEADWIARRLRQLIDSREPLVWDAEAAQNDRPAARPARQGDVALLFRAMSDAYLYEDALRRWGFDYYVVGGQAFYAQQEIYDVLNLLRAVASPADALSLVGALRSPIFALADDTIFWLAQHPEGIRAGLFAAPVAGIAGEQAARVRFAGKVLGELTALRDRRPVAELLTTALARTGYDAALLADFLGERQVANLHKLIDQARQFDASGTLTLTDFIRQLAEFVVRQPREPLAATQPESQDVVRLMSIHQAKGLEFPIVVLPDLERKRRGGGRSPAAFHPVLGPLAAPPEKLPSIGGWEMYQALEKEAEEAEHARLFYVATTRAADMLLLAAACDQIDKPSHPWRQMLAKHFDLRTGEYHGPRPAGRGVPVVQVITEPPEVLDSPQGKPRSANLSRLIADARQRDDRTADVPGHVGAVPVDHAARRSFSFSRLGGVLRAQHLGDDVEIEEEDLLAIDTIDAPADGRALGILVHAALAAWVRGRSDASGTAESRAARWVEQFAAQHGSLAPRDVATATALVARFLASARAAAIAAAATVQSELEFLLAWPHDGQTLQIRGIIDCLYQDRAGAWHLVDYKSEAAANTARAAAPYRLQALVYALAVEASLGAAPQEIVLHFLRGGGEQPFVLDDESRAWAAAEIDRRIKALWQEPART, from the coding sequence ATGGACGCCCCCCGACGGACCCCCGGCCTGACCGACGAGCAGCAACGAGCGCTGGCGACGCGTCACGTGAGTGTGGCGCTGGCGGCCGGTGCCGGCTGCGGCAAGACGCATGTGCTCACCGAGCGCTTTCTTGCGCATATCGAGCCGGGGCCCGGGATGGTCGATCTCAGCGAGATCGTGGCGATTACGTTCACCGAACGCGCCGCCCGCGAGATGCGCGACCGGATTCGCAAGGCCGTCGAACGGCGGCTGACCGCGGCGCGACAAGACGCCGAACATTGGCTGCAACTGGTGCGCCGTATGGACGCCGCGCGGATCAGCACGATTCACGCGTTTTGTGCCGCGTTGCTCCGTGCCCATGCGGTCGAGGCCCGGCTCGATCCGCAGTTTCGCGTGCTGCAAGAGGCCGAAGCGGCAAACTTATTGGCCGAAACGACTGATGACGTGCTGCGATTGCTGCTGGCGCGCCGCGACGAAAATTTGCGGGGTGTGCTCGCCGTCGGCGAATTGCGCTCGCTGCGCGAGGATTTGACCGCGCTGGTGAGAAGCCGACATCGTCAGGCGATGGGGATATGGCTCGAGCGCACGCCGGAAGAGATTGCCTCTGGCTGGGAGAGCTATTTTCGCGAGGTCTACCAACCCGCTCGGCTGAACTCGCTGCTCGCATGCCCCGATTATGTGTTGCTCACCGAGCTGGTGGGCTCCGTCGAACCGCCGCCGGGCAATATGGCCGAACGGTTCGCCGGCATTCGAGCCTGCCAGCAGGAGCTGCGGACGCAACCCTTGCAAGCCCGGGTACTGATCGATTTGGCCCAGCATGCGCGCGTCCAGCATGCCAAGCCCAAGAACTGGGCCGAACCCGAACAGATGCAAGCGTTTCGTCAAGCGGCCGAAGTCATCCGCGAGCGGGCAAAAGACCTGAGCAAGACGCTCGATTTCGATCCGGTCGGCGCCATACCGGCCGCAACCTACTGCCGGCAATTGCTGGCCATCAGCCAGGAGCTGGCCGCCGCCTACCAGCAGCGCAAAGACGCTCTGCAGGCCCTCGATTTCGACGACTTGCTGTTGGGCGCGCGCGAACTACTGCACGGCCCCGAGGCCGCGGCCGTGCGCCGCGAGGTGTCGCAGCACATCAAGGTGTTGCTGATCGACGAGTTCCAGGACACCGACGCGGCCCAAGTCGACCTGGTTAACGCGATCTGCAACGACGTGCTCGACGACGGCAAGCTGTTCTTCGTCGGCGACCACAAGCAGTCGATCTACCGCTTCCGCGGCGCCGAGCCCGAAGTGTTTCATCAACTGCGCGCACGGATTCCGCCGGAAGGCCAGTTGCCCCTGTCGCGCAACTTTCGCAGCCAGCCGGCCATTCTCGACTTTGTCAACGCCATCTTCACCGGCGAGTTTGCCGAGTATCAGCCGCTCGTTGCGGCCCGCCCACAGGTCACGCGCCTGCCGGCGATCGAGTTCATTTGGGCCGAAATGCCCGAGGAACCTGACGAGCCGGAAGGCCCCGCCGATCAGCCGGCGCGTCGGCGCCGCAAGCTCGAGGCCGATTGGATCGCGCGCCGACTGCGCCAACTGATCGATTCGCGCGAACCGCTTGTCTGGGATGCCGAGGCAGCGCAAAACGATCGGCCCGCTGCCCGTCCCGCCCGGCAAGGGGACGTCGCGCTGTTGTTTCGCGCCATGAGCGATGCCTATCTCTACGAAGACGCCTTGCGCCGCTGGGGATTCGACTACTACGTCGTCGGGGGCCAGGCCTTCTACGCCCAGCAGGAAATCTACGATGTGCTCAACCTGTTGCGGGCGGTTGCCAGTCCCGCGGACGCTTTGAGCCTGGTGGGAGCGCTCCGCAGCCCGATTTTTGCACTGGCCGACGACACGATCTTCTGGCTGGCCCAACACCCCGAGGGAATTCGCGCTGGCCTGTTCGCGGCGCCCGTCGCGGGCATTGCCGGCGAGCAGGCCGCGCGCGTCCGGTTCGCCGGAAAGGTCCTGGGCGAGCTCACCGCGCTGCGCGATCGCCGTCCGGTGGCCGAGCTGTTGACCACGGCGCTCGCCCGCACGGGCTACGATGCCGCGTTGCTGGCCGATTTCCTCGGCGAGCGCCAGGTGGCCAATCTCCATAAACTGATCGATCAGGCGCGCCAGTTCGATGCCTCGGGCACATTGACGCTGACCGATTTCATCCGCCAGTTGGCCGAGTTTGTCGTTCGCCAGCCGCGCGAGCCACTGGCCGCGACGCAACCGGAATCGCAGGACGTGGTGCGGCTGATGTCGATCCACCAGGCCAAGGGACTCGAATTCCCCATCGTCGTGCTGCCCGACCTGGAGCGCAAGCGTCGCGGCGGAGGCAGGAGTCCCGCGGCGTTTCACCCGGTGCTGGGTCCGCTCGCAGCACCGCCAGAAAAGCTGCCGTCGATCGGTGGTTGGGAGATGTACCAGGCGCTGGAAAAAGAAGCCGAGGAGGCCGAGCACGCGCGGTTGTTCTACGTCGCGACCACGCGCGCCGCCGACATGCTCCTGCTGGCGGCGGCCTGCGATCAGATCGATAAGCCATCACACCCCTGGCGGCAGATGCTGGCCAAGCATTTCGACCTGAGAACCGGCGAATACCACGGACCCCGCCCCGCCGGCCGTGGCGTTCCGGTGGTACAGGTGATTACCGAGCCGCCTGAGGTTCTCGACTCGCCGCAGGGCAAGCCGCGGTCGGCCAACCTGAGCCGCCTGATTGCCGACGCGCGACAGCGCGACGATCGCACCGCGGACGTCCCCGGCCACGTCGGCGCCGTGCCGGTCGATCACGCGGCGCGGCGCAGCTTTTCCTTCTCGCGCCTCGGCGGAGTGCTCCGGGCCCAGCACCTGGGCGACGATGTCGAAATCGAAGAGGAGGACCTGCTCGCGATCGACACGATTGACGCACCGGCCGACGGTCGCGCGCTGGGGATCCTCGTGCACGCGGCGCTCGCCGCATGGGTACGTGGCCGCAGCGATGCATCCGGTACTGCCGAATCGCGCGCCGCCCGTTGGGTCGAGCAGTTCGCTGCGCAACACGGCTCGCTGGCGCCGCGCGACGTGGCCACGGCAACCGCCCTGGTCGCGCGGTTCCTGGCCAGCGCTCGGGCCGCAGCGATTGCCGCTGCGGCTACGGTGCAATCCGAACTCGAATTCCTGCTGGCCTGGCCCCACGACGGTCAGACGCTCCAGATCCGCGGTATTATCGATTGCCTCTACCAGGACCGCGCCGGGGCTTGGCACCTGGTCGATTACAAGTCGGAGGCTGCGGCGAACACGGCTCGGGCTGCAGCGCCCTATCGACTGCAGGCGTTGGTGTATGCGCTGGCGGTCGAGGCCTCGCTGGGTGCAGCGCCGCAGGAAATCGTCTTGCACTTTCTCCGCGGCGGCGGCGAGCAGCCATTCGTCCTCGACGACGAATCCCGGGCCTGGGCGGCCGCGGAGATCGATCGCCGCATCAAGGCCCTTTGGCAAGAGCCTGCCAGGACGTGA